The Acetivibrio cellulolyticus CD2 genome segment AACGTTTGCTTGGTATGATAGAAAGTTTTCCTGCTGAAAATAATTAAATAAAAAATTAAATACTTTTATGAGAGTCGTTTTTCGGCTCTTTTTTTATTGCTATTAAAATAACTGCCTTAAATAATACACTTTACTTGTCTGAGATTAAATGGTATAATATAACTATAAATAGAATTCTATAATATACCCTTAAGGGTGTATATTAAAAGCATGAATTACAAGAAGTCAATAATAAATTTCTTTTCTTATATCATTTCATCGGGAAATTTACTTTGGATTTACTATCTGTTTGTATCCGCAAAATATTTAAACATAGTGTTATTGAACATGATTAATTTCAGAATTAATTATGGAAAGTACACGATTCATAACTAAAGTGCTAATTATTAATATTTAATTAGCTATTAGTGTTATTTATTCACTATTAAAATTAAATATGCCAGTTTGGATTTATAGACTAAAAAAGAGGGAAAATGAGTCTGTTTCATGTGTTTTGAGTATTTATAAAATGCTTTTTTCTTATGTACAAATTTAGGTTAAAGGAGGAATGTTGTATGAGAGGTTTTATTAGGTATAGAAAGCTGATTTCTTTATTGGTGGCAGTTTTATTTATCATATCAACTCAGGTTTCAATAGTTTTGGCAGCAAGTGGGAATATTTTAATGGATTATACATTTGATGCATATAATGCTAATTTGCTTGATACGGGTACTGCTACCTATTCTATGTATGGTAATCCAGTGAATTTGGGGACATCTGGAAGGGAAATAGTAGTAGCTGTCGATACAACATACTCTATGAAATATGATTTTGATGAAAACTATGATTATACTACCTTTGCAGATTATGCAATTATAACTTTATCTGAAGACACATCTAAAGAAGTTTTTTCAATATCAGGAAGTGAATCTAAAGTATTTGGTAAAATTCATTCAAACAGTGATATTGATGTGTTTGGTTATAATGTAGGTTTGTATGATAAGAGTTCCACATATTCTGAAACAACAAATCCAACTGGGACTCTTATTAACGGTACTGCAGAGGCATCAGGCTCAACAATACAATGGCCTGTAAGTACTACTAATCCTATAAATAAGGTTACAGGCGCAGCTAAAATAAAGATACTTAATTTTTGTGAGGCTGTAAAAGCTGATCCAAACACAGTAACATACAGTGGTAATAAAGTATTTGATGGCGCTAGTGTTACTTTTAATGCGCCTATTTATGTTGATGGTAATCTGACAATAGCAACTTCAAATATAACATCAAATGGAGTTATAGCTGCAAAAGGCGACATAACTTTGAATACAACCAATTGTTTAATTAATGGACCCCTTTGCTTGTATTCAGGGACTGGAAATATTTCGCTGTCTGCAGATATAGCTACCTTTAATGGAATAGTAATTGCCCCTAATGGTAAAGTTAACTTTTCAGCTTCTCAACCGATTATTCATGGTAGAGTAATAGCAAAAGAAATTGGTTTCTATATGTATAAATTGACAGTTGACTCACGGGGAACAGATAGTTATTTGCTTCCTTTCTTAAAATATGTAGAATATGAAACTCGTTTATATAAGGAAAAAACGGCTGTTAAAAGTTTTATTGACAGTTTTTCTAGTGATGATAGGACAAAAGTCGGAGTTGTAAGTTATGCGGAGAAGGCGAAAATTGTAAGTGGCTTAACTTCTACATTAGATACTACAAATGTAAGTATAATGAAAGCCAATATTGATGCCCTGTCTCCAAGTAATGCGATTGTATCAAATGTTGATGGCTCTTACAAGAGTTCAAGACGTAATATCGGGGATGCAATGAGAAGAGCGTATTATATGTTGAAAAACTCTACAGATGCAGGTGCTTCAAAATATATAATTGTACTAACAGATGAAATATCCAATTCGTGGACTTGGGATAGTATTACTTCTAATCCTGTTTATAAAGTGAGTGATGGTGATTCTCCTCATGAAGCTTGGGATGATATTAGTGGTGCAGAGGGATATGCTAAAAATATAGGTGATTATATTCTAGGTAAGTATAAGCCATTTTTTATTACACTTCCTGGAGTGACTTTATCGTCTAACAAAACAAGTGCGCAATCGCAGTTGACAAATATAGCAAGTGCGGCAGGAGCAAGTTCTATAGCTGGAGGAAGCTTATTTTATAGTACTTCAACGGAAACAGATGTTGCAAGTGCCTTTAATGGAATTAAGGCTTGTATACCTGAGGCGCTAGAGTATCCAAATGAACTTCCGTTCCAGTCGGTGAGTTTTTCACAGGTTTTTCCGCAAGGTGTGAAGGTATTATCTGCACAATATTCGGGGAGCAACCTAGCAATTTCAAAAACTGGTGAACAGTACTCTGTATCAGGAAATTTAGGTGGATTTAAACTGGTCAAAAACTCAACTACAGGTCTATACCAGCTATCAACAGTACCGAATATTATCGTTAAATTCAGATATACCTCCTTATCAGGAAGCGGAGGAGTTTGGACAAATGGCGTTTTGAATTCCAGCATAACATTTCAAGGAGGAAAGTTAAACTACATAGACTACTTGGGAAATACTGGTTTAGCTATTGCTCCTGATTATACTATTGGTCTGAAATTCTTTGCAGATATTAACTAAATCGAAATTTAATATCACAAGCTAGTTGCAAGTAGAGCAGCTAGCTTTTTTGATTAGCCTCTTGGAGTGAAATGAAAGAGGAAAAAACTTAGGACTCGATGTTCTGGAGTTCGATTTGAGAAATTTGCAAAGCTAATATTGTATTAAATTGGTTGAGAGTAATTATTCATTATACAATACACTTTACAGCACTTTTTCGAAGTACTATAATATACTTGGGTGATGTTATTTGCAAATACTTGCAATTAAGACTCCGTCAAGGACGGCAATGATAGATATTACTTCAAAAATACAGGAAGCAGTAAGTAAAAGTGGTGTAAAATCAGGCATTTGTCATATATTTGTTCCTCACACTACAGCAGGTCTGACAATCAACGAAAATGCAGACCCTGATGTTGTAGATGATATTCTAAAAGAGATTAATAAAATAGTGCCGTTTGGCGATGGATACAAGCACTGCGAGGGGAATTCTGCAGCGCATATCAAAGCCAGCATGTTTGGATTCTCCCTACAGATTATAATTGAAGAAGCAGAACTGATGCTTGGAAGATGGCAGGGGATATATTTTTGTGAGTTTGATGGACCTCGCAACAGAGAAATTTATATCAAAGTATGTTGTGGATAGAGGTATATGCTGTTCTAAGGGTACATGTTATATATGCCGATAATAGGAGGAACTTTGATGGAACTTATAAATCCCGGAGATGTTATATCTGTCCGCCACTATTCCGGAGTAAATCCATTCAGAAGTATTGTAATTGGAACAAGTGAAGATATTTTGAAGATTAAGCTTACTAAGGATTTTGCAATATTGAATTTTTGTGTAGGCGATCCTGTGGTAATTGGGGTTGAATCACAAGCTAGGCTCCAGGTTCTAGGATGCAAGATTTTAAATATAAATGCTAAAGAAGGAACAATTGAAGTAGTTATGGACAAGATTGACTCCGAGGCGGATCAGAGAAGACATGAACGCTTTCCTGTATCTCTTTATGCAGATATTCGTGTTAAGCATGAAAAAAAGAAGTGTTTAGCTACAATTAAAGATATTAGCTACTATGGGATGCTTATTTATTGTAAGGCTGAATTTTCACTGGGAGATCAGCTAGAGGTTGATGTTTACATGGAAAAGAATATGTTATTTTTGAAATGTGAGATTATGAGGAAGGTTTCAAGTTCTGTGTATAATAAGTATGGACTTAGAATAATGTATGAAGATGTAAATTCCATGAATTTTATGAAGGAGTATTTGAAGAGACTGAAAGAGGATCAAGAGGATTCTATAAAAAAGCAAAAAGAGTAGAAAGTTTTATTAAAGAAGTATATGTATGTAATAATAGCAGGAATTTGATTTGAGTGAAATGCATTCCTAAAATTTGGATTGACATCTGCTAAATAATTATGGTATATTTGTATAAATTAAATAATAAGATTTGTATTATTTATCTTCAGGGACAGGTGAGAATCCTTACCGGCGGTAGGCAGCTACAAGACTGCAAGCCCGCGAGCCGTTATGGCAGATCCGGTCAAATTCCGGAGCCGACAGTATATCGTGTTTAGTTAATTAATAAATACGAAAAGTCTGGATGAAAGAAGATGAATTATTATTCGTTGTTTGAATGGTAATGTATCCCTGGAAGAGTTAATCCAGGGTTTTTTTAATTTTCTTTTAGTTAGGGATGCTGAAAAATTTTAAGGTGAATGGTGATATAGTTGAATAAAAATGATTACTATATGAGCAGAGCAATTGAACTTGCTAAAAAGGGATGGGGCAGAACAAATCCGAACCCTTTAGTAGGTGCAGTAATAGTAAAGGATGAAAGAATAATTGCAGAGGGTTTTCATGAAGTTATAGGCGGCGCCCATGCTGAGGTTTCTGCATTCAAAAACGCTGTTGAGGATGTGGCAGGTGGAACGCTTTACGTTAATCTTGAACCATGTTCGCATTACGGAAGGACTCCACCCTGTGCTAAAGCAATAATTGAAGCTAAAATTAAAAAAGTTGTAGTAGCGATGATTGATCCTAATCCCAAAGTATCGGGAAGAGGGGTCCAAATGCTCAGGGATGCAGGTATAGAGGTGGAAGTAGGAGTCCTTGAGGACGAAGCCAAAAAACTTAATGAGATATTCATTAATTATGTTGTAAATAAGAAGCCTTTTGTAATATTAAAAACTGCAATGACCATAGATGGAAAGATAGCATCAGTGTCGGGGGATTCAAAGTGGGTAACCTCAGAAGCTTCGAGAGGATATGTACATATTATCAGAGATAGGGTTGCTTCTATAATGGTTGGAATAAATACAATAGTAAAAGATAACCCTATGCTTACTACGAGGCTTAATGATAAAGTTGGAACTGATCCTATAAGGATAGTTGTGGACAGTAAAGGAATTATTCCAGAAGATAGCAGGGTTTTGAATTCGGACTCAAAAGCAGTAGTTGTTTTGGCAACCACATCTAATATACTTAAAGAAAAGGAAATGTACCTTATTGATAAGGGTGTAAAAATAATTAAAGCTGATGGTGCAGATGGACGTGTAGATCTTGTAAAATTAACAGAAGAGCTGTATAAACTTGAGATAGACAGCATACTTTTAGAAGGTGGCGGAAATCTGAATGCTGCAGCTTTGGAAGCAGGTATAGTTGATAAGGCTATGTTTTTTATTGCTCCGAAAATATTAGGTGGAAAAGAAGCTGTTACACCTGTTGAAGGAAGAGGTATAAATTTAATGAGTGATGCAGTAAAACTTAAAGATGTTTCTGTTTCAAGGTATGGGGAAGATATACTTGTTGAAGGTTATACAGAAATGTTGAAAATATAAGTTCCACTACTATCTCATATATTTTTTAGAGAAGTGATTTTGTGTAAATCCAAGGAGCGAATTATGTTTACAGGTATAGTTGAAGAAATTGGAAAGATTAGAGGAATAGTTCACGGCAGCAAGTCTATCAAGCTTGCAATACAATGTGATAAAATAATGGATGATGTTAAGTTGGGTGACAGCATTGCTGTGAACGGAATATGCCTTACTGTGACGGAGAAGGGCAGTGATCAATTTACTGCAGACGTAATGCCGGAGACAATGAGGAAAACCGGATTAGAAAACCTTAAAGTTGGAAATAGTGTTAACCTTGAGCGTGCTTTAAGGCTGGTTGATCGGCTGGGAGGCCATATAGTTACCGGGCATATTGACGGAACAGGAGTTTTAGTTGATAGGGCAGCAGAGGATAATGCGATCTGGCTTACTATTGAGGCTAACCCTCATATTTTAAAATACATTATCATGAAAGGTTCTGTTGCATTAGATGGTACCAGTTTGACTATTGCTTACATAGATGACAGGTGTTTTAAGGTTTCACTCATACCTTTTACGGCCGGGGTGACAACTTTAGGTTCTAAAGAAGTGGGAAGTAAGATAAATATTGAGTGTGATATGCTTGGAAAGTATATTGAAAAACTAATTTTTAACAATATTCCGGAGGAAAATAGCAAACCGAACGCTTTATCACTTGATTTTCTCAGAGAAAACGGATTCGCTTGATTTGATAAGAAAAAACAAATAAAACAGGGAACAGCCAATTCGGTTGGGCCCTAGCATAAGGAATAATAGATTTGGGAGGTGCTTTTTATGAAGTTTGATACAATAGAAGCTGCTATAGAGGAAATTAAGCATGGCAGGATGGTGGTTGTTATTGATGATGAGGACAGGGAAAATGAGGGAGACCTTTTAATGGCTGCAGAGCTTGTTACGCCTGAAAGTATTAATTTTATGGCGCGATATGGAAGAGGATTGATTTGCACGCCTATTACAGAATCGCGGGCAAAAGAGCTGGGAATTAATATAATGGTAGAAAAAAACACGGAACAAATGAGAACAGCTTTTACCATAACAGTGGATCATAAATCTTCTACAACAGGTATTTCAGCTTATGAGAGGTCAAATACAATAAAAGAGCTTACGAACTCCGATTCTAAACCAGCTGATTTTGTCCGACCGGGACATGTATTTCCGTTGATTGCGAAAGATGGTGGAGTTTTAAAAAGATCGGGACATACAGAAGCTGCAGTTGATCTTGCCAGACTAGCAGGACTTTTTCCGGCAGGAGTTATCTGTGAGATAATGAATGAGGATGGAACAATGGCAAGGGCTCCGCAGTTAATTGAATTTGTAAAAACTCACGGTTTGAAGATTATTACTATAGCTGACCTTATAAGCTATCGTAGGAATACAGAAAAACTTATAAGCAAGGCTGCAGAGGCAAAGTTGCCTACTGAATATGGGGATTTTAAAATTGTTGCTTTTGAAAATGGAATAAATGGTGAACATCATGTAGCATTGGTAAAAGGAGATGTTGCAAGTTCAGATGAACCTATCCTGGTAAGAGTGCATTCTGAATGCCTTACCGGAGACGCTTTTCATTCCTTAAGATGCGACTGTGGGGAACAACTTGATGCAGCGCTTAGAGAGATAAGCAAGGAAGGCAAGGGTGTTTTGTTGTATATGCGTCAGGAGGGCAGAGGTATAGGTCTTGTGAACAAGGTACGTGCTTATGAACTTCAAGATAGAGGCAAGGATACAGTAGAGGCAAATGTGCTTCTTGGATTTCCACCAGATTTGAGAGATTATGGGATTGGGGCTCAAATATTATATGATCTTGGAATAAGAAAGATCAGGTTGCTTACCAATAATCCCAAAAAGTTGGTTGGTCTCGGGGGATATGGACTTGAAGTGATTGAACGGGTTCCGCTTCAGATAAAAGAGAACGAGGTTAACAGGTTTTACTTACAAACAAAGAAAGAGAAGATGGGACATCTGTTAAATGAATTAAATACTATAGAACATCAGGAGGAAGATGAAAATGGAAATTAAGACAAACGAAGGAAAACTTATTGCTAGCGGGTTAAAATTTGGAATAGTAGTTGGGCGTTTTAACGAGTTTATAAGCAGTAAGCTTTTAGGTGGAGCAATAGACGGTTTGATCAGACATGGTGCGGAGGAAGAAAATATTGAAGTTTCCTGGGTTCCAGGAGCGTTTGAAATACCTTTGGTGGCTTCAAAAATGGCTGCTTCAAAAAAGTTTGATGCTATAGTATGTGTGGGTGCTGTAATAAGAGGGTCAACACCGCATTTTGATTATGTATCAAGTGAGGTATCAAAAGGAATTGCAAAGGTATCGTTAGATTCAGGGTTGCCAGTTATTTTTGGAGTATTGACAACCGATACAATTGAGCAAGCTATTGAAAGAGCTGGTACAAAGGCTGGCAATAAAGGATATGAAGCAGCAGTGACAGCAATTGAAATGGCTAATCTTTTAAAGAACTTATAGGCAGATTTTAAACACTATTTAAATGATAATTGGGAGTTATACATTTATCATCTTTTATGTAACATAGAGGGCGTAATAAAAGCTATGGGGCGCTTCCATAGCTTTTCGTTTTTTTACCTAAAAGCCTACTCAATAAGTCCTGCATACTTTAACCTGAGGTCGTCAACATTTCGTACAAAACCCACGCTAATTGTGTTATCCTTATCGTTATTTTACAGATTTTCAAAATGAACTGAGTTTATTTTTGGCATCTACGCGCCTATTCAACATTTCTATCATTGCAAACATGAGTACGAGTATACTGCCGGTGAAGAAAGGCATAAGTGAATATCCTATTTTTGATGCAAAAATACCAAACAGTGGGGGCATAAATGTACTCCCAACATATGCACATGCCATTTGCACACCCATAATTGACTGAGAATATTCCGCCCCAAAGTTTGCCGGAGTTTCATGTAACAAGCTTGGGTAAATTGGTGCGCAGCCTATTCCTGTCAATATCAAGCCAATTAATGAAGTAACCTGCCCAAATGGCAGCATAATCATTAGTATGCCAGATGCCAGTAGAACTTCTCCTAAATGAATTATCTGCCTGTTATTCATCTTAAGTGTAATAAATCCTGATAAAAATCTGCCAAAGGTAATGCCAAAAAAGAAAAGAGATGCCCATTTTGCCGCTGTTTCTACCTGAATTCCATGGGCCATGACCATAAAGCTGCTTCCCCACAGGCCTGTTGTTGATTCTATGGAACAGTAGCAGAAGAATGCTACTAATGCTTGTTTCGCTCCAGGCAGTTTCAAAAGGTCTTTTTTACTTATGATTTTATGTTCGTGTGCTATTTCACCGGATTGTTCTTTATTGGGGTGAAGCTTATTAAGTGAAGCTGCTTTTTTCCAAAATGGCAAGCTGGCAATTAATATTACAACAAGAGTAAACTGAATAATTGCTACCGCGCGATAACCTGATTGAAAGAAATATCCTCGTTCCAAGAAATAAGACATGATGATTGGACCGGTCATAGCTCCAACACCCCAAAAACAATGAAGCCAGCTCATATGCTTTGCTTTATAGTTAAGTGCGATAAAATTATTAAGAGCAGCATCTACCGAACCAGCCCCAAGTCCTAACGGAATTGCAAACAGGCAGAGCTGATAAAACTCACTACTTACCGAAAATCCCAGTAATGCTCCAGCTGTTATCAATACACTAATGGAGGTAACCAAGCCGGTTCCAAACTTTCGAATAACCTTATCACTAAATAAGCTTGATACAATTGTTCCTCCAGCAATAATCATAGAAATAATCCCAGCATATGAGATTGGTACCTCCATATTGGGATACATGGATGGCCATGCTGAGCCAAGCAATGAATCCGGTAATCCTAGACTGATAAATGCTAAATAAATTATGATAAGTAAAATTGTTAATACCATTCTGCTATTACCCCTTTTCTCTCTAATTCACTGAGTGCTATTTGTGTCATTCCACATTCAAAGTCCTTTTCCAGGTTTTTTTCAAATTGAATATATGGTGAAAACTTTCCCTGAAGGAGTTCTTGTACCCGTAACACTAAATTTTCAAAGATCTCCTCTGTCAAAAAGTCTCCATAGAACACAATGCATTCCGGTGCCAGTATGCAACTGCATACAACAGCAATTTGGCTAAACATAAGAACTATTTCTGCCGGATTATCATAATCCACTTCATTCCAGGCGGGCTTTAGAGGTATCCAGCCAACTTCACCGGCAAAGTTTTTACGTCCCTTGTATATGTCCCCATTTATAACAATACCTGCTCCTGGGCCATAGACTCGTGGATAATAAAGTCCAACTACAGTATGTAATCTTTCAGTATTTTGACGTGCATAATATCCAAAGACGGTAGCATTGATATCATTTTCGTAGAGCACCGGTACCCCGTACTTTTCTTTATAATGAGATAAGAATTTGTCCCCTACGATACCAGGATAATCATGCACATAAATAACACCATTTTCCTCTGCACCGGGAAGACCGAATACTATTGAACAAATGTTTTCATGAGTTTTAAAAGCAGACTCTATCCATGTATCAAAAGTATCTGTAACAACATTTGAATAATATCCCTTTTTGCGATCTATGCATTCTCCGAATGAATTAATAATCAACATGTTAAAAAGATTCTGATAATTATCTTGATGTCCGTAAATGATGATTGCTTTTCTATAGTTTCCGTCATAAACATATTGCTTTGAAGGTCTCCCCCCATTTGATGGAATTTCATCACCTTTTATTACTTCACCTGCAGAAACCATTTCACTAATCAGCGAATTAACAGTGACTACACTTAATTTGGTTAATGTAGACAATTCAGGTTTCGTAGCTTTTCTACGCTCTTTTAAGACTTGTCTTAAGATATTCTTATTTATCTCTTTCATTTGTGTTCGATCTGCTTTTAACAATTATTGCACCCCTTTTGATTAGTCTGCATGATGTAATTATCAAAATGCAAACTTAATACAACAACTTTATAAAGTTGATATATTAAGTGTACGCTAACTTGTAATAAAAGTCAAACACTGCAAAAGGAACTTTGTATGGAGTTTCGCTTAAATATAAAATTAAGAAAGGATAATAAACTCTAAAATTAGAGTGTCGAGGCTTTTATTTCTAAGTGCTTCGACACTCTAATTATTTTTAAAAAATAGCTGATTTTGTTTTTGAATAAGATCTAACTTAACTCCTTGAACTTCCTTATAGATTCTTCCTGTTCTTTCTTAAGCAGCACCAAGTATTTCTTTAGGAGGTTAGGAGTATGTACATCCGTATAGACGATTTTAAGACCATACTCGTAATTATAGGTATCCTTTACCTTCCTGATTATAGTGGCTTTAAGATTAATTGTAACACCTGCACCTGCGTGTATTTCAAATTTAAGCTCTTGGTATAAAGGAAAGTCAGCTTTTGAGAATATCATCATACCACTATAGCTGATGTTCTTAACTATAGCAAGATGCTTCTTTTGCGATTCTCCAATTCTTGCTTCGGCGTAAAGTGATACAGGAAATCTTACAAACAGTCTTTTGTTTGTAGTTGTTTCGTAATTATCGATTTTTATTTCAATTGTATTTTCATCTTTGTCCAAATTCAAAATTGTACAACTTGAAATATAAATCTCGTTTTCCAATTCTGACCCGAGTACCAAAGGGTCTCCTTGCGAACAATTGAGAAGTGTTATATCTTCAACAGGCTTTACTAGTATTACTTCGTTTCGAGAGTCCAGTACCAGACTTTTAAACAGCTTTGTTCCGGAGAAATGACGAACAGATACAATGTCTCCTGTCTTAATTTCCATTAATATCACTCCATTACTATTATTGAAGTAAAATGCGTGAAAAGTCATATTCGTGCCATTAAGATCAAAATAAAAGAGAAAGCTTATAAATTAATAATATATCATAAAATCATTTATAACAAGATAAAAAATAAAAATAAAAATATGCAAAAAACGACAAAAAATCATTTTATAAAATAATAACATATTGCAGCAATGGTTGCAAGTAAAATGGTAGAATATACCTATAAAAAATATGTTGACAAAATATTTATAAGCCTGTATAATTACTTTTGCAATTGTTGATATGCGGGTTTAACTCAGCGGTAGAGTGTCACCTTGCCAAGGTGAAAGTCGCGAGTTCAAATCTCGTAACCCGCTCCAAAAAAATGTAGGATAATTGTTGGATTAATTCCTACATTATATGCGGGTGTAGTTCAATGGTAGAACATCAGCCTTCCAAGCTGATTGCGTGGGTTCGATTCCCATCACCCGCTCCATTTGAAGAGTCGTATGAGTATTTATTCGTACGGCTTTTCTGTTATATATACTCTGTTTCATAAGAAGCGAGTTATGCTTTTCGAAATTATACCATTTTTGTTCGAGATATTTTTATTGGAATAAAAATTTAATATGTTATAATAATTGTGGATTAGGTTATCATTAATTGGTGTTTCAGGAGAACTTAATTTTATTGCTAAATGTAGATTTTTGAAATGCCTTGGAACAATAGATTTTTATTTAGGGGGAATTTGATGATGTTTTCTGTTACTTTAAGGGAAGTCATGGATGAATTTCAGCTTGAGGATATATCTAGCTGCAAAAGGATTGATGACATTGTAATTACTTCATCTGATATAAACCGTCCTGGTCTTCAGCTTGTTGGTTATCTGGAGTACTTTGGAACAGATAGAATTCAGATTATAGGGAAAGTTGAAACTACATACCTTGCGGCTATGTCATCTGAGGAAAGGTATTCTCGTTTGGATGAATTCTTCAAATGCGGCTTCCCATGTATGGTTGTTGCAAGGGGATTGGATGTTTTCCCCGAGATGATAGATGTATCACGCAAGTATGAAATACCTATCCTTAGGACTAATGATATTACTTCGAGGTTTTTAAGCGGAGTTATAAGGTACCTCAATGTGCAGTTGGCTCCAAGGATAACCAAGCATGGAGTATTTGTTGAAGTATATGGGGAAGGTATTTTGATACTGGGAGAAAGCGGAGTTGGTAAAAGTGAAACTGCCCTTGAGCTTGTAAAAAGAGGGCATAGACTTGTAGCTGATGACGTTGTTGAGATAAGGAGAGTGTCCGATAAATCGCTTGTTGGTACAGCACCTGATATCATTAGGCACTTTATTGAAATAAGAGGGATAGGAATCCTCGATGTTAAGAATCTTTATGGAGTTGGATCTGTAAAGGTTACTGAAAATATAAATTTGGTTATTCAGTTGGAATTCTGGGATGAAAAGAAGAACTATGACCGTTTGGGTTTGGTAGATGAGTATACGGATATTCTTGGTATAAATGTGCCTTGCCTTATTATTCCAGTAAGGCCAGGAAGAAATTTGGCTATAATAGCTGAGGTCGCAGCAATGAATAACAGACAGAAGAAAATGGGTTATAATGCTGCTAAGGTTTTAAATGAGAGGGTTCTAGGGGAAATTAACAAGGCGAC includes the following:
- a CDS encoding vWA domain-containing protein; the protein is MRGFIRYRKLISLLVAVLFIISTQVSIVLAASGNILMDYTFDAYNANLLDTGTATYSMYGNPVNLGTSGREIVVAVDTTYSMKYDFDENYDYTTFADYAIITLSEDTSKEVFSISGSESKVFGKIHSNSDIDVFGYNVGLYDKSSTYSETTNPTGTLINGTAEASGSTIQWPVSTTNPINKVTGAAKIKILNFCEAVKADPNTVTYSGNKVFDGASVTFNAPIYVDGNLTIATSNITSNGVIAAKGDITLNTTNCLINGPLCLYSGTGNISLSADIATFNGIVIAPNGKVNFSASQPIIHGRVIAKEIGFYMYKLTVDSRGTDSYLLPFLKYVEYETRLYKEKTAVKSFIDSFSSDDRTKVGVVSYAEKAKIVSGLTSTLDTTNVSIMKANIDALSPSNAIVSNVDGSYKSSRRNIGDAMRRAYYMLKNSTDAGASKYIIVLTDEISNSWTWDSITSNPVYKVSDGDSPHEAWDDISGAEGYAKNIGDYILGKYKPFFITLPGVTLSSNKTSAQSQLTNIASAAGASSIAGGSLFYSTSTETDVASAFNGIKACIPEALEYPNELPFQSVSFSQVFPQGVKVLSAQYSGSNLAISKTGEQYSVSGNLGGFKLVKNSTTGLYQLSTVPNIIVKFRYTSLSGSGGVWTNGVLNSSITFQGGKLNYIDYLGNTGLAIAPDYTIGLKFFADIN
- a CDS encoding secondary thiamine-phosphate synthase enzyme YjbQ gives rise to the protein MQILAIKTPSRTAMIDITSKIQEAVSKSGVKSGICHIFVPHTTAGLTINENADPDVVDDILKEINKIVPFGDGYKHCEGNSAAHIKASMFGFSLQIIIEEAELMLGRWQGIYFCEFDGPRNREIYIKVCCG
- a CDS encoding PilZ domain-containing protein, with amino-acid sequence MELINPGDVISVRHYSGVNPFRSIVIGTSEDILKIKLTKDFAILNFCVGDPVVIGVESQARLQVLGCKILNINAKEGTIEVVMDKIDSEADQRRHERFPVSLYADIRVKHEKKKCLATIKDISYYGMLIYCKAEFSLGDQLEVDVYMEKNMLFLKCEIMRKVSSSVYNKYGLRIMYEDVNSMNFMKEYLKRLKEDQEDSIKKQKE
- the ribD gene encoding bifunctional diaminohydroxyphosphoribosylaminopyrimidine deaminase/5-amino-6-(5-phosphoribosylamino)uracil reductase RibD, which encodes MNKNDYYMSRAIELAKKGWGRTNPNPLVGAVIVKDERIIAEGFHEVIGGAHAEVSAFKNAVEDVAGGTLYVNLEPCSHYGRTPPCAKAIIEAKIKKVVVAMIDPNPKVSGRGVQMLRDAGIEVEVGVLEDEAKKLNEIFINYVVNKKPFVILKTAMTIDGKIASVSGDSKWVTSEASRGYVHIIRDRVASIMVGINTIVKDNPMLTTRLNDKVGTDPIRIVVDSKGIIPEDSRVLNSDSKAVVVLATTSNILKEKEMYLIDKGVKIIKADGADGRVDLVKLTEELYKLEIDSILLEGGGNLNAAALEAGIVDKAMFFIAPKILGGKEAVTPVEGRGINLMSDAVKLKDVSVSRYGEDILVEGYTEMLKI
- a CDS encoding riboflavin synthase; the protein is MFTGIVEEIGKIRGIVHGSKSIKLAIQCDKIMDDVKLGDSIAVNGICLTVTEKGSDQFTADVMPETMRKTGLENLKVGNSVNLERALRLVDRLGGHIVTGHIDGTGVLVDRAAEDNAIWLTIEANPHILKYIIMKGSVALDGTSLTIAYIDDRCFKVSLIPFTAGVTTLGSKEVGSKINIECDMLGKYIEKLIFNNIPEENSKPNALSLDFLRENGFA
- a CDS encoding bifunctional 3,4-dihydroxy-2-butanone-4-phosphate synthase/GTP cyclohydrolase II, which translates into the protein MKFDTIEAAIEEIKHGRMVVVIDDEDRENEGDLLMAAELVTPESINFMARYGRGLICTPITESRAKELGINIMVEKNTEQMRTAFTITVDHKSSTTGISAYERSNTIKELTNSDSKPADFVRPGHVFPLIAKDGGVLKRSGHTEAAVDLARLAGLFPAGVICEIMNEDGTMARAPQLIEFVKTHGLKIITIADLISYRRNTEKLISKAAEAKLPTEYGDFKIVAFENGINGEHHVALVKGDVASSDEPILVRVHSECLTGDAFHSLRCDCGEQLDAALREISKEGKGVLLYMRQEGRGIGLVNKVRAYELQDRGKDTVEANVLLGFPPDLRDYGIGAQILYDLGIRKIRLLTNNPKKLVGLGGYGLEVIERVPLQIKENEVNRFYLQTKKEKMGHLLNELNTIEHQEEDENGN
- the ribH gene encoding 6,7-dimethyl-8-ribityllumazine synthase, which translates into the protein MEIKTNEGKLIASGLKFGIVVGRFNEFISSKLLGGAIDGLIRHGAEEENIEVSWVPGAFEIPLVASKMAASKKFDAIVCVGAVIRGSTPHFDYVSSEVSKGIAKVSLDSGLPVIFGVLTTDTIEQAIERAGTKAGNKGYEAAVTAIEMANLLKNL